In Patescibacteria group bacterium, a single window of DNA contains:
- the nadD gene encoding nicotinate (nicotinamide) nucleotide adenylyltransferase: protein MIQNSIIIFGSSFNPPHQGHLIIIRKALKKTGAERIILMPVGIQPIKENYNMASMKDRLAMTKILAKSNSRIVVSDMEIKKARRGIKSYTIDTIRQIKKQHPGYEIYWVIGADSLKEILDGKWNGGLKIFNQAYFIVTNRDNLLSKIKIPKKIRPKIKIMKINCPISSTTVRKLLHDKKSVKKLVPKEVLKYIEEKKLYRKLYI from the coding sequence ATGATTCAGAATTCTATTATTATTTTCGGCAGTTCTTTTAATCCTCCTCATCAGGGGCATCTTATTATCATCAGGAAAGCGTTGAAAAAAACAGGGGCTGAAAGAATTATTTTAATGCCGGTTGGTATTCAGCCGATTAAAGAAAATTACAATATGGCGTCAATGAAAGATCGTCTGGCGATGACAAAAATTTTAGCCAAATCTAATTCTCGGATTGTTGTTTCGGATATGGAAATTAAAAAAGCACGCAGAGGGATAAAGTCTTATACTATTGATACAATCAGACAAATAAAAAAGCAACACCCGGGTTATGAAATTTATTGGGTGATAGGAGCGGATTCTTTAAAAGAGATATTGGACGGCAAATGGAACGGGGGATTGAAAATTTTCAATCAAGCGTATTTTATTGTCACTAATCGGGATAATTTATTATCAAAGATTAAGATCCCCAAGAAGATTAGGCCTAAAATAAAAATTATGAAAATAAATTGCCCTATTTCCAGCACTACGGTCAGAAAATTATTACACGATAAAAAATCAGTTAAAAAATTGGTGCCGAAAGAAGTTTTAAAATATATTGAAGAAAAAAAATTATATCGGAAGCTTTACATTTAG
- a CDS encoding cohesin domain-containing protein: MKIKIFNIIFLSFLVFSFFIPFFAQAETKSSASLYFVPATSSVEVGKTTQVRFVVNAGVPINLVESTLSFSNNTLEFSSFSKSGSIINLWFNEPTYSQQNGSISFSGGIPNPGFTGEGRILIINFKAKASGTAWVKISGAQVLANDGLGTDILSSRGQASFTCFETGLPKPTPTEPKPEITPSQLKVSSSTHPDQQKWYLNKNPMISWPWNSNISNFSFIFDQKEKTIPDNAGEGLNNNISYSDVKDGIWYFHLKARTATGWSMTSHFKIQIDSQLPQDLKIIFPKNEDIYTTTPLVNVSANDSLSGIAYFEEKTDQGDFIKIDKTEFKIPKTNPGDHTLSIKAYDQAGNFAEKSENFKIILLPTPTIDHCTREVLSATISTPLIVRGEAAPLSDIIVSIAQQEGDQKFEETTQTDKQGNWAIIYKEQLPPGEYFVYATVHSPEQASSPSKKVRLKVIKTGIEFLGHIIPSGAIIFIIFFLLAIIVILIALLMFFKRKFKKYDTLLKDFLEKKNRGFRTKK, encoded by the coding sequence ATGAAAATAAAAATATTTAACATTATATTTTTATCATTTCTTGTTTTTTCGTTTTTTATTCCTTTTTTCGCGCAGGCTGAAACCAAATCTTCCGCCTCTCTTTATTTTGTTCCGGCGACAAGTTCGGTTGAAGTTGGGAAAACCACTCAAGTCAGATTTGTTGTTAATGCCGGCGTGCCGATAAATTTGGTTGAATCCACGCTTTCCTTTTCCAATAATACTTTGGAATTTTCCAGTTTTTCAAAATCAGGATCGATTATTAATTTATGGTTCAATGAACCGACTTATTCTCAGCAAAATGGAAGCATTTCTTTTTCCGGAGGCATACCGAATCCCGGTTTTACGGGCGAGGGCAGAATTTTAATCATTAATTTTAAAGCCAAGGCAAGCGGAACCGCTTGGGTAAAAATTTCCGGAGCTCAAGTTTTAGCCAACGACGGTTTGGGTACTGATATTTTAAGTTCCAGGGGACAAGCCAGTTTTACGTGTTTTGAAACCGGTTTGCCAAAACCGACTCCAACCGAACCTAAGCCTGAAATTACTCCTTCTCAATTAAAGGTTTCTTCTTCAACTCATCCTGATCAGCAAAAATGGTATTTAAATAAAAATCCCATGATTTCTTGGCCATGGAATTCCAATATTTCCAATTTCAGTTTTATTTTTGATCAAAAGGAAAAAACAATTCCGGATAATGCCGGTGAAGGATTGAATAATAATATTTCTTATTCGGACGTGAAAGACGGAATTTGGTATTTTCATCTTAAAGCGCGCACCGCGACCGGGTGGTCGATGACATCTCATTTTAAAATACAAATTGATTCTCAATTGCCTCAAGATTTGAAAATTATTTTTCCCAAAAATGAAGATATATATACCACTACGCCATTGGTTAATGTGTCGGCCAACGATTCTCTTTCCGGAATAGCTTATTTTGAAGAAAAAACAGATCAAGGTGATTTTATTAAAATTGACAAAACCGAATTTAAAATACCAAAAACAAATCCGGGCGATCATACTTTATCAATAAAAGCTTATGATCAGGCGGGAAATTTCGCGGAGAAATCTGAAAATTTTAAAATCATTCTTCTTCCGACTCCGACAATCGATCATTGCACAAGAGAAGTTTTGTCAGCCACTATATCCACTCCATTGATTGTCAGAGGCGAAGCCGCTCCGCTTTCAGATATTATTGTTTCCATTGCTCAGCAAGAAGGCGATCAAAAATTTGAAGAAACAACACAGACCGACAAACAAGGCAATTGGGCTATTATTTATAAAGAGCAATTGCCTCCGGGCGAATATTTTGTTTACGCGACCGTTCATTCTCCGGAACAAGCAAGTTCTCCTTCAAAAAAAGTCCGCTTGAAAGTAATAAAAACCGGAATTGAATTTTTGGGTCATATTATTCCTTCCGGCGCCATAATTTTTATTATATTTTTCCTTTTGGCTATCATTGTCATCTTGATCGCTTTATTGATGTTTTTCAAAAGGAAATTTAAAAAATATGATACTTTGCTTAAAGATTTTTTAGAGAAAAAAAATAGAGGCTTTAGAACGAAAAAATAA
- the ligA gene encoding NAD-dependent DNA ligase LigA, with amino-acid sequence MKELTKKEAESRIEKLKKEIEYHGRLYYVLDKPSISDAAYDSLRKELLALEKQYPEFAGQNSPTQRVGGKPLEKFKKFAHKIPLLSLSDAFEENEIYDWEKRIKKLLPSDSKIDYFIELKMDGLAVTLFYKNGIFEKGATRGDGYIGEDVTQNLKTIRTIPLKLEGNFQGETEIRGEVFMSKKVFEELNKEQIKNKESAFANPRNAAAGSLRQLDSQITLKRKLNFFAYDIITDLGQKTHLETHKLIEKIGFPPNPYTQYCADISEIIKFQKYIGGLREKLPYEIDGVVARVNSNEIYDKLGTVGRAPRGSIAYKFPGLEATTKIKDIIIQIGRTGRLTPVAVLESVNVGGANVSRATLHNEDEIKRLDVRINDTVVIKRAGDVIPDIVGVLKNLRTNKEKIFKMPNHCPLCHSPAYRKEGEVDFYCSNKNCYGQRWRGITHFVSKNAFDIVHLGPKIIDKLFSVGLIKDPADIFFLKKEDLEPLERFAEKSADNIIGAIDKSKKIDFSRFIYALGIRHTGEETAISLANYFGDLDNLIKAKLDDLEAIEDIGGVVAKSIFEWFQDKNNLELIKKFKKAGVEIIKPSKIDQKLNGKTFVLTGTLIHFTRESAKEMIRKSGGNISSSVSSKTDFLVAGDAPGSKFKNAKDLGVKIISEQEFLKMIQ; translated from the coding sequence ATGAAAGAATTAACCAAAAAAGAGGCCGAATCAAGGATAGAAAAATTAAAAAAAGAAATAGAATATCACGGCCGCCTTTATTATGTTTTGGACAAGCCGTCGATTTCGGATGCGGCTTACGATTCTTTAAGAAAAGAATTGTTGGCTCTGGAAAAACAATATCCGGAATTCGCCGGACAGAATTCGCCGACTCAAAGAGTGGGCGGCAAGCCTTTGGAAAAATTTAAAAAATTTGCTCATAAAATTCCTTTGCTTTCCCTCTCCGACGCTTTTGAAGAAAATGAAATTTATGATTGGGAGAAAAGAATCAAAAAACTTTTGCCTTCTGATTCAAAAATCGATTATTTTATTGAATTGAAAATGGATGGTTTGGCGGTGACTTTATTTTATAAAAATGGAATTTTCGAAAAAGGAGCGACTCGCGGAGACGGTTATATCGGCGAAGATGTGACTCAAAATTTAAAAACCATCAGAACCATACCTTTGAAATTGGAAGGAAATTTTCAGGGAGAAACGGAAATCAGAGGAGAGGTTTTTATGTCCAAAAAAGTTTTTGAGGAATTAAACAAAGAGCAAATTAAAAATAAAGAATCGGCTTTTGCCAATCCCAGAAACGCTGCGGCCGGATCATTGCGTCAGCTTGATTCGCAAATTACTTTAAAAAGAAAATTGAATTTTTTTGCTTACGATATTATCACTGATTTGGGGCAAAAAACTCATTTGGAAACTCATAAATTAATTGAGAAAATCGGTTTTCCTCCGAATCCTTACACTCAATATTGCGCTGATATTTCCGAGATTATAAAATTTCAAAAATATATCGGTGGATTAAGAGAAAAATTGCCTTATGAAATTGACGGCGTGGTCGCCAGAGTTAATTCCAATGAAATTTACGATAAATTGGGCACGGTTGGTCGGGCGCCGCGAGGATCAATTGCTTATAAATTTCCCGGGTTGGAAGCAACCACTAAAATAAAAGATATTATTATTCAAATTGGGCGAACCGGCAGATTGACGCCGGTGGCCGTACTTGAATCGGTTAATGTCGGCGGAGCCAACGTCAGTCGGGCCACCTTGCATAATGAAGATGAAATTAAAAGATTGGATGTCAGAATTAATGATACGGTGGTGATAAAACGGGCCGGCGATGTTATTCCTGATATTGTCGGAGTTTTAAAAAATTTGCGGACCAATAAAGAAAAAATATTTAAAATGCCAAATCATTGCCCGCTCTGCCATTCACCGGCTTACAGAAAAGAAGGCGAAGTTGATTTTTATTGTTCCAATAAAAATTGTTACGGACAGAGATGGCGAGGCATTACTCATTTTGTTTCCAAAAATGCTTTTGATATTGTTCATTTGGGCCCGAAAATTATTGATAAACTTTTCAGCGTCGGGTTGATTAAAGATCCGGCAGACATATTTTTCTTAAAAAAAGAAGACCTTGAACCCTTGGAAAGATTTGCCGAAAAATCAGCGGATAATATTATTGGGGCGATTGATAAAAGCAAGAAAATTGATTTTAGCCGTTTTATTTACGCCTTGGGAATTCGCCACACGGGTGAAGAAACAGCCATTAGTTTAGCCAATTATTTCGGAGATTTGGATAATTTAATCAAAGCCAAACTTGATGATTTAGAGGCGATTGAAGATATCGGCGGAGTAGTGGCTAAAAGTATTTTTGAGTGGTTCCAAGATAAAAATAATTTGGAATTGATTAAAAAATTTAAAAAAGCGGGAGTGGAAATTATTAAGCCTTCAAAAATTGATCAAAAATTAAACGGTAAAACTTTTGTTCTGACCGGAACACTGATTCATTTTACCCGTGAATCAGCCAAAGAAATGATCAGGAAGTCAGGCGGAAATATTTCTTCTTCAGTCAGTTCAAAAACGGATTTTTTGGTGGCCGGCGATGCCCCGGGTTCAAAATTCAAAAATGCCAAAGATTTGGGAGTAAAAATTATCAGCGAACAAGAATTTTTAAAAATGATTCAATAG
- the gatC gene encoding Asp-tRNA(Asn)/Glu-tRNA(Gln) amidotransferase subunit GatC, with protein sequence MISKKEIQHLADLARLKLTEKEIKKYQKQLSEILDYVGQLKKINTKDVLPCTGGTNLKNIFRNDEASLADKEMIKRLLKTAPKVENNLIKVKGVFQE encoded by the coding sequence ATGATTTCAAAAAAAGAAATACAACATTTGGCGGATTTGGCACGGCTTAAATTGACGGAGAAAGAAATAAAAAAATATCAGAAACAACTTTCTGAAATTTTAGATTATGTCGGACAACTTAAAAAAATAAATACAAAAGACGTTTTGCCTTGCACCGGCGGGACTAATTTGAAAAATATTTTTCGCAATGACGAAGCGAGTTTGGCGGATAAAGAAATGATTAAAAGACTGCTTAAAACCGCGCCGAAAGTTGAGAATAATTTAATAAAAGTAAAAGGAGTATTTCAAGAATAG
- the gatA gene encoding Asp-tRNA(Asn)/Glu-tRNA(Gln) amidotransferase subunit GatA: MILNNLTILEAHQGLKKKEFSSEDLVKSCLAEIKKQDKKINAFITVLEKEAIERAKIIDKQIASSGLNNFLTGIPLAIKDNILIQDVRATAGSKILSEYYSPYDATVIKKLKEAGAIFVGKTNLDEFAMGSSTENSFFGPTKNPRDLERVPGGSSGGSAAAVTAKMCLGALGSDTGGSIRQPSSFCGVVGLKPTYGKVSRFGLMAMASSLDQIGPISRSVDDAAILLDAIEGKDNFDSTSVKDALKTKIPCNDNIFKKLRIGIPKEYFVKGLDPQIKKSIDQLIKKLEDEGAEIKEVSLPNTKEALACYYIIMPAEVSANLSRYDGIKYGYSVQEGKNLLDVYLNSRTQGFGDESKRRIILGTYILSKGYYEAYYLKAQKVRTLIKNDFQKAFEKVDCLLTPTTPTTAFKIGEKIDDPLNMYLSDIYTVPVNLAGLPALSLPITQTHTDENTDSHGKSQCKSVLSQHRSVSLPFGLQIIGNYFEENKILEIAKGIEKLIS, from the coding sequence ATGATTTTAAATAATTTAACAATTTTAGAAGCGCATCAGGGTCTGAAGAAAAAAGAATTTTCTTCAGAAGATTTGGTTAAATCATGTTTGGCGGAAATAAAAAAACAAGATAAAAAAATCAATGCCTTTATCACTGTTTTGGAGAAAGAGGCGATAGAGAGGGCGAAAATAATAGACAAACAGATTGCTTCCAGCGGTTTGAATAATTTTTTAACCGGCATCCCCTTGGCGATTAAAGATAATATTTTAATTCAAGATGTCCGCGCTACGGCCGGTTCCAAAATACTTTCGGAATATTATTCTCCTTATGACGCTACGGTAATTAAAAAGTTAAAAGAGGCCGGAGCGATTTTTGTCGGTAAAACAAATTTGGACGAATTTGCCATGGGTTCTTCCACGGAAAATTCTTTTTTCGGTCCGACTAAAAATCCTCGCGACTTGGAAAGAGTGCCGGGCGGTTCTTCGGGCGGTTCAGCTGCGGCGGTAACGGCAAAAATGTGTTTAGGCGCGCTCGGTTCTGATACCGGCGGTTCTATTCGCCAGCCTTCCAGTTTCTGCGGCGTGGTCGGATTAAAACCGACTTATGGAAAAGTTTCCCGTTTTGGTTTGATGGCCATGGCTTCTTCACTTGATCAAATCGGACCAATCAGCCGTTCGGTTGACGATGCGGCTATTTTACTTGACGCGATTGAAGGCAAAGATAATTTTGATTCAACCAGTGTCAAAGACGCGTTAAAAACAAAAATACCTTGTAATGACAATATTTTTAAAAAATTGAGAATTGGTATTCCAAAAGAATATTTTGTCAAAGGATTGGATCCGCAAATTAAAAAAAGTATTGATCAGCTGATTAAAAAATTGGAAGACGAGGGGGCGGAGATTAAAGAAGTAAGTTTACCAAACACGAAAGAAGCTTTGGCTTGTTATTATATTATTATGCCGGCCGAAGTTTCGGCGAATTTAAGCCGTTATGACGGCATAAAATACGGCTATTCGGTTCAGGAAGGAAAAAATTTGCTTGATGTTTATTTAAATTCACGGACTCAAGGATTCGGCGATGAATCAAAAAGAAGAATTATTTTGGGAACATATATTCTTTCCAAAGGTTATTATGAAGCTTATTATTTGAAAGCTCAAAAAGTCAGAACATTGATAAAAAATGATTTTCAAAAAGCTTTTGAAAAAGTTGATTGTTTATTGACGCCGACTACGCCGACTACGGCTTTTAAAATCGGTGAAAAAATTGATGATCCGTTAAATATGTATTTGTCCGATATTTATACCGTGCCGGTTAATTTGGCCGGTTTGCCGGCTTTAAGCTTGCCCATAACACAGACTCACACGGACGAGAACACAGACTCACACGGAAAAAGTCAGTGTAAGTCAGTGTTAAGTCAGCATAGGTCCGTGTCTTTGCCTTTTGGTTTGCAAATTATCGGAAATTATTTTGAAGAAAATAAAATCTTGGAAATAGCAAAGGGGATAGAGAAGTTAATAAGTTAA